The following is a genomic window from Paenibacillus sp. FSL R5-0766.
TGATATTGAACCGAGAATGCCGGGAATGATTTATGTTTCAGACCTTCAATGGTCTTATCGTTATTGTTGATATGTGTAACTTCCAGATCTGTACTCTTCACAGACTCTTCGTTTACGGTAAAGCCATGGTTCTGGGATGTGATGAAGCAACGTCCGCTCTCCAGTTCTTTCACCGGGTGGTTTCCTCCGCGATGTCCAAACTTGAGTTTTTCGGTGTCTGCTCCTGCTGCAAGTGCGAACAACTGGTGACCCAGGCAGATACCGAAGATCGGGTATTCGCCAAGCAGTTCACTGATCATGTTAACTGCGTGAGGTACGTCTTTCGGGTCCCCAGGGCCGTTGGACAGTTGAATGCCGTCCGGGTTCAGGCGACGAATCTCGTCTGCTGTTACATCGTGTGGAACAACAACAACGTCACAGTTACGTTTGCTGAGTTCGCGCAAGATTCCTGTTTTAGCACCATAATCCACGAGCACAATACGTTCAGCCGTTCCCGGGCTATTGTAGACATGCTCCGTAGAAGTCATAGGCACCTGGTTACGCAGCTCGGCGATGGTCGTGTCTCCCATCATCTCCAGCAGTTCTTCCACAGGCTTCGATCCTGTTGTGAGAATTCCCTTCATTGTGCCGTGGTGACGAATCCGGCGAGTCAACATGCGTGTATCAATTTCGCTGATTCCTACGATGCCGTATTCTTTGAGCAGATTGTCTACGCTGTATTCCGCACGCCAGTTGCTTGGCGTTGGCTCATGACGACGCACAACAAAACCGTGTACGTATGGACGAATCGACTCAAAGTCATCACGCGTAATACCGTAGTTTCCGATCAGCGGATACGTCATGGTCACGATTTGACCGCAATAGGAAGGATCCGAAAGCACCTCTTGATAGCCTGTAATTCCCGTATTAAAAACGACCTCACCTGTAGTTTCACCTTCAGCACCAAATGCTTTCCCGGTGAACAGTGTGCCGTCTTCCAACAATAATCTTGCCTGTGCCTGCATCCCATTTCACTCCTCTGTGTTTATCAACGTTGAATGCATTGGGGTTGAACTTTCTGGAAACTTCGTGCGGCTCCGCTGACAGAAAACCCTTTGATCGCTGTTATCCCCGGATTACTTTTTATCATTTTTCAAATGATGTAATCCGGTGATAAAGGCGAACGCTTTGCTTCTTCGGGTCTTTTCTGTCCGCTCCGCAGTTACGTTGGTGTCCAAGTTCAAAATCATGACATTCAACTTTGCTTGTTTCGTATGTTAGACTCTCGGCATGATTTGCCTCGAGTTAGTTGAAAAGATGTTACTAGTAAATAAGTTATAGATTAAGTTTTAGAGTTAAAAAGATTTGTTGTTTCAAAAAAGTTAAGAATTACTGTTACTGATTTAAAGAGTTAAAGATGTAGGGTTACTAATTTATCAATTTACTAAATTACCGTTTTATTGTTGTACAGTGTTGCTCCATACGCTTTTGCCATCCACCCATGTTTGTGTGGCCCAACCTTTCAGCTTCCACCCTGTGAATGGAGTGTTTCTTCCTTTGGTTGCAAACGTTGCAGGATCTACTGCTTTTTCTTCGTTCAGGTCAATCATCGTGATATCCGCTGGTGCTCCCTCTTCCAGTTTGCCTGTATCCAGTCGGAATACACGTGCCGGATCAGCTGTCATACGTTTCACCAGGAAGTCCAAGCTCCACAGTCCTGTTTCCACAAACTTCGTGTACAGCAGCGGGAAGGCTGTTTCGAATCCTACGATACCGAAAGGTGCCAGCTCCATGCCTTTGGCTTTCTCTTCTTCACTGTGTGGCGCGTGATCAGTTACGATCATATCCAGCGTGCCGTCCAGCAAACCTTCGATACAAGCCTGCACATCGCGTGGTGAGCGCAGCGGCGGGTTCATTTTCCAGTTGGCGTCCATGCCCGGGATATCTTCATCCGACAACACCAGATGGTGCGGACATACCTCAGCAGTTACTTTAATGCCGATGGACTTCGCTAAACGAATCAGACGAACCGATTGCTCTGTACTTACGTGACAGACATGGTAGTGAACTCCTGTTGCTTCGGCGAGCAAGATATCACGGCCAACGTGGATAGCTTCGGATTCATTTGGAATTCCTTTGATGCCGTGGCGCTTAGAAAACTCACCTTCCGTCACATATCCACCAACAACCAGCGAATCATCTTCACAGTGAGCGATCACGGGCATATCCATACTTGCCGCGAGGCTCATGGCATCTTT
Proteins encoded in this region:
- the carA gene encoding glutamine-hydrolyzing carbamoyl-phosphate synthase small subunit, whose protein sequence is MQAQARLLLEDGTLFTGKAFGAEGETTGEVVFNTGITGYQEVLSDPSYCGQIVTMTYPLIGNYGITRDDFESIRPYVHGFVVRRHEPTPSNWRAEYSVDNLLKEYGIVGISEIDTRMLTRRIRHHGTMKGILTTGSKPVEELLEMMGDTTIAELRNQVPMTSTEHVYNSPGTAERIVLVDYGAKTGILRELSKRNCDVVVVPHDVTADEIRRLNPDGIQLSNGPGDPKDVPHAVNMISELLGEYPIFGICLGHQLFALAAGADTEKLKFGHRGGNHPVKELESGRCFITSQNHGFTVNEESVKSTDLEVTHINNNDKTIEGLKHKSFPAFSVQYHPEAAPGPYDNSYLFDRFIEMIREHKITNPQKPRQAVLAAAVKGAQ
- a CDS encoding dihydroorotase codes for the protein MLQIIKNANVLNQKGELERKTIIIDEGKIKKIADLEDQAVLDVEKSAQSVTDASGKLVIPGLIDMHVHLREPGFEHKETIETGARSAAQGGFTTIACMPNTRPVTDTAEVVKLVLDKAKEADLVKVLPYAAITKNELGRELTDFAALKEAGAIGFTDDGVGVQNAQMMKDAMSLAASMDMPVIAHCEDDSLVVGGYVTEGEFSKRHGIKGIPNESEAIHVGRDILLAEATGVHYHVCHVSTEQSVRLIRLAKSIGIKVTAEVCPHHLVLSDEDIPGMDANWKMNPPLRSPRDVQACIEGLLDGTLDMIVTDHAPHSEEEKAKGMELAPFGIVGFETAFPLLYTKFVETGLWSLDFLVKRMTADPARVFRLDTGKLEEGAPADITMIDLNEEKAVDPATFATKGRNTPFTGWKLKGWATQTWVDGKSVWSNTVQQ